The following proteins come from a genomic window of Nitrosopumilus sp.:
- a CDS encoding AMP-binding protein, which translates to MKKHNISSLDDLSHKAKDNLEWYWESVDKDIGIVWDEPYTKTLDMSKGIAWSKWFVGGKTNIYKSSVEKFAKSNPQKIAYYFESEDGRTSKITYSELDSKVSKLANALKSFGIKKGDVIAIYLPMIEEAILAILAASKIGAVQTTIFSGYSSQSLHVRLQDCKAKILFVSDGFHRKGKPISQKQIMENAVKNTSVEKIIVVSYKGIDKYIESENTISFKKIVSDKTDLCDTMVMDSEDPLFILYTSGTTGNPKGVIHSHGGFSVFAGHQSAYLIDTHENDILFWPADIGWITGLVWNVYGLLIMGASAVIYDGALDFPTSDRIWKMMSDYNATIFGISPTAVRLFKKNNVEPLKSHSLDKIKNIPTTGEPLDEDSWWWLFEKVGNKKIPIMNLSGGTEIGGAMLSVFPGMKLKPSSVGIPVPGMDIDVFDDDGNSVKGENGYLVIKSPWPAMTRGLLNDDVKYLETYWSRFENIWFHGDYVYVDEDNLWYMRGRTDDVINVSGHRMSTVEIEHTVISHDNISDAASIAIPDELTGEAIVVFVVTDKTPNIDFESEISNYISEKIGKVAKPKYIFRLTELPKTRTGKIMRRLLKSKLLGKELGDLSSLENPHVLDEIRELG; encoded by the coding sequence ATGAAAAAACACAATATCTCTTCCTTAGACGATTTATCTCATAAGGCCAAAGATAATTTAGAGTGGTATTGGGAATCTGTTGATAAAGACATAGGAATTGTTTGGGATGAACCTTATACAAAAACTCTCGATATGTCAAAGGGTATTGCATGGTCGAAATGGTTTGTAGGTGGAAAAACAAACATTTACAAATCGTCCGTAGAAAAATTTGCAAAATCAAATCCACAAAAAATAGCATATTATTTTGAATCAGAAGATGGTCGAACATCAAAAATTACTTATTCAGAATTGGATTCTAAAGTATCTAAACTTGCTAATGCTCTAAAATCATTTGGCATAAAAAAAGGAGATGTTATTGCAATTTATCTTCCGATGATTGAAGAGGCAATACTGGCAATTCTTGCTGCTTCTAAGATTGGTGCAGTTCAAACAACTATTTTTTCAGGATACAGCTCACAATCATTACATGTACGTTTGCAAGATTGTAAGGCAAAAATTCTATTCGTTTCAGACGGATTTCATCGAAAAGGGAAACCCATTTCTCAAAAACAAATAATGGAAAATGCAGTAAAAAATACCAGTGTTGAAAAAATCATAGTTGTATCATACAAAGGGATTGACAAATATATTGAATCTGAAAATACTATTTCATTCAAAAAAATCGTGTCTGATAAGACGGACTTGTGTGATACTATGGTAATGGATTCAGAAGATCCTTTGTTTATATTATATACTTCAGGCACTACGGGTAATCCCAAAGGTGTAATTCACAGTCATGGAGGTTTCTCAGTATTTGCGGGTCATCAATCTGCCTATCTGATTGATACGCATGAAAATGATATTTTGTTTTGGCCTGCAGATATAGGCTGGATCACAGGTCTCGTATGGAATGTTTATGGACTTTTGATCATGGGGGCGAGTGCTGTAATTTATGACGGCGCACTTGATTTTCCAACATCTGATAGAATTTGGAAAATGATGTCAGATTACAATGCGACTATCTTTGGAATATCCCCAACTGCTGTTAGATTGTTTAAAAAAAATAATGTAGAACCGTTGAAATCACATTCATTAGATAAAATCAAAAATATTCCTACTACGGGTGAGCCTCTTGATGAAGATTCGTGGTGGTGGTTGTTTGAAAAAGTTGGCAATAAAAAAATTCCTATCATGAATTTATCTGGAGGAACTGAAATTGGTGGTGCAATGTTGTCAGTATTTCCAGGAATGAAATTAAAACCATCTAGTGTGGGAATTCCAGTTCCCGGAATGGATATTGATGTTTTTGATGACGATGGTAATTCTGTAAAGGGAGAAAACGGATATTTGGTTATCAAATCACCTTGGCCCGCAATGACTCGAGGTTTGTTAAATGATGATGTTAAATATCTTGAAACATACTGGTCTAGATTTGAAAATATCTGGTTTCATGGAGATTATGTCTATGTAGATGAAGATAATTTATGGTATATGCGTGGAAGAACCGATGATGTGATTAATGTATCTGGCCATCGTATGAGCACAGTGGAAATTGAACACACAGTAATCTCACATGATAATATTTCAGATGCGGCTTCAATTGCAATTCCGGACGAACTTACTGGGGAGGCCATCGTTGTATTCGTTGTTACAGATAAAACACCCAACATAGATTTCGAATCAGAAATTTCAAACTATATTTCTGAAAAAATAGGGAAAGTTGCAAAACCAAAATATATTTTCAGGTTAACTGAATTGCCAAAAACCAGAACAGGTAAAATTATGCGAAGACTGTTGAAATCAAAATTGTTGGGAAAGGAACTGGGAGATTTATCATCACTTGAAAATCCTCATGTTTTAGATGAAATTCGTGAATTAGGTTGA
- a CDS encoding pyridoxal phosphate-dependent aminotransferase → MKFVVDQQVKDIEMPENLKLNTFLQEFHSDCPHPECSFGFYGFAFGQSPFPVPTLIQDALVKNACKGAYAPISGIPELRDAISKYNKHYFGMDVSTERIHVGPGTKELIFNLLEILHGTVILPTPAWLGYLPQIRYLKKNYHMLPTRSNKKISPTSLKKLALRLHDRQKILILNNPNNPTGLLYNKLELEEISDVCREQNITVISDEIYAQTTYDFPKFVSMGKIYPEGTFVTNGLSKSHAAGGYRLGYVIFPQDTVDLSTQFKKILATEYTAVSTPIQHAAVAGFEISKEMEEYFEVTRSIHQIMGEYTYNGLSSIKGVTATKPDATFYLLADFNYYAADLEKSKILTSQKLSESLIVHPYHTAIVGGDSLVLERTDFSARIAYVDYNGSEVYQNYLDNKPKSNSEKIAFVEHNAPKVVAGIEMIKTFFDNIQTTSVRDSQSQKNSMMTPN, encoded by the coding sequence TTGAAATTTGTAGTTGATCAGCAGGTTAAAGATATCGAGATGCCTGAAAATCTTAAATTAAACACATTTTTGCAGGAATTTCATTCTGATTGCCCTCATCCTGAATGCAGTTTTGGATTCTACGGTTTTGCTTTTGGACAATCGCCGTTCCCAGTACCTACATTAATCCAAGATGCATTAGTAAAAAATGCATGTAAGGGTGCATATGCACCGATATCAGGAATTCCAGAATTACGTGATGCCATATCGAAGTATAACAAACATTATTTTGGAATGGATGTCTCAACTGAACGAATTCATGTCGGTCCTGGAACAAAAGAATTGATCTTTAATTTATTGGAAATTTTGCATGGAACAGTAATTTTACCAACTCCTGCATGGCTAGGATATCTTCCACAAATTAGATATTTGAAGAAAAACTACCATATGTTACCAACTAGATCAAATAAAAAAATATCTCCTACATCTCTAAAAAAACTAGCTTTACGATTACATGATAGACAAAAGATTCTGATTCTAAATAATCCGAATAACCCTACTGGGTTACTTTATAATAAATTGGAACTGGAAGAAATTTCTGATGTGTGCAGAGAGCAAAATATCACGGTAATCTCTGACGAAATTTATGCACAAACAACATATGATTTTCCAAAATTTGTAAGCATGGGAAAAATTTACCCTGAAGGCACATTTGTAACAAACGGATTATCAAAATCTCATGCTGCAGGCGGATATCGTTTAGGCTATGTGATTTTTCCTCAAGATACAGTAGATCTGAGTACCCAATTCAAAAAAATTCTTGCTACCGAATACACTGCAGTTTCAACCCCTATTCAACATGCGGCAGTTGCAGGATTTGAAATAAGTAAAGAAATGGAAGAGTATTTTGAAGTTACTCGCAGCATTCATCAAATAATGGGAGAATACACATACAATGGATTATCTTCTATTAAGGGGGTGACAGCTACAAAACCCGATGCGACATTCTATCTTTTAGCAGATTTTAATTATTACGCAGCTGATTTGGAAAAATCAAAAATTCTTACATCTCAGAAATTATCTGAATCATTGATAGTACATCCCTACCATACAGCAATTGTGGGTGGAGATAGTCTAGTTTTGGAAAGAACTGATTTTAGTGCAAGAATTGCTTATGTGGATTATAATGGTTCAGAAGTGTATCAAAATTATCTTGATAACAAACCAAAATCTAATTCTGAAAAAATAGCCTTTGTAGAGCATAATGCTCCAAAAGTTGTTGCAGGAATTGAAATGATTAAAACATTTTTTGACAATATTCAAACAACATCTGTGAGAGATTCACAATCTCAAAAAAATTCTATGATGACTCCCAACTAA
- a CDS encoding SHOCT domain-containing protein: MRILGSIKYLSGIITLMIAITISPIFAEVTDINVSPDSVYKGDQIKFSGNVEKNSKGLVTIVIRDHDDEFIQLTQASINHDYSFDKIIKIDDNFSEHGVYNATAFILNMTKGITTSFNVSLNGIPIILEDAKKNIDVEEESPVEEENKNTIDDTPLIDASVEESKIADFVDPNKDPQHYIDRYYTEALYKSWFDRNYPGLTIEEAVGKENKINSTVQEFVDKKIIPEAEASSIVHDSQQISNNSEIAEVSLAIAGLGILFGAVIGIKKKVDGNSKQISINKNTIKKIIQPIIGLNPKDILQTRLVKGEITLDEYDQIISKLD; this comes from the coding sequence ATGAGAATACTTGGGAGTATCAAATACTTGTCAGGAATAATTACATTAATGATTGCAATTACAATTTCCCCCATATTTGCAGAAGTTACCGATATTAATGTTAGTCCAGATTCTGTTTACAAAGGAGATCAGATAAAATTTTCTGGAAATGTTGAAAAGAATTCTAAGGGATTGGTGACAATTGTTATTCGTGATCATGATGATGAATTCATTCAACTTACACAAGCATCAATAAATCATGATTACTCATTTGACAAAATTATAAAAATTGATGACAATTTTTCTGAACACGGAGTGTATAATGCAACTGCATTCATTCTTAACATGACAAAAGGCATCACAACAAGTTTTAACGTTTCATTAAACGGCATACCAATAATTTTAGAGGATGCAAAAAAAAATATTGATGTGGAAGAAGAATCACCCGTTGAAGAAGAAAACAAAAACACCATAGATGATACGCCCCTTATTGATGCAAGTGTTGAAGAATCTAAAATTGCAGATTTTGTTGACCCAAACAAAGATCCACAACATTACATTGATCGATATTATACCGAGGCTTTATACAAATCATGGTTTGATAGAAACTATCCTGGGTTAACTATTGAAGAGGCAGTAGGGAAAGAAAACAAAATCAATTCTACAGTACAAGAATTCGTAGATAAAAAAATTATACCAGAAGCTGAAGCGTCATCTATTGTTCATGATTCACAACAAATTAGCAATAATTCGGAAATAGCAGAAGTTTCTCTTGCTATTGCAGGATTGGGGATATTGTTCGGAGCAGTTATTGGAATCAAGAAAAAAGTAGATGGCAATTCAAAACAAATTTCAATCAATAAAAATACAATAAAAAAAATTATTCAACCAATAATTGGTTTAAATCCAAAAGATATCCTTCAAACTAGACTGGTCAAAGGGGAAATCACTTTAGATGAATATGACCAGATAATATCAAAATTAGATTAG
- a CDS encoding helix-turn-helix domain-containing protein, with the protein MINTNKTHSSLGIENTINKLNLMIIDYYFTVEETKIFLFLNKNGIETASNISKILNIPRTETYRLLSTLQRKGVVFSTFSKPTKFNAVRTEEVLEILSNKIRNKIAQIESETRRNHLTINSRWE; encoded by the coding sequence GTGATTAATACCAATAAAACGCATTCCTCTTTAGGAATTGAAAATACAATCAACAAACTAAATCTAATGATTATAGATTATTATTTTACAGTTGAAGAAACAAAAATTTTCTTGTTTTTAAATAAAAATGGCATTGAAACAGCTTCAAATATATCAAAAATTCTGAACATTCCAAGAACAGAAACATACAGATTATTATCCACATTGCAACGAAAAGGAGTTGTTTTCTCCACTTTTAGTAAACCGACCAAATTTAACGCCGTTAGAACAGAAGAAGTATTAGAAATTCTATCGAATAAAATAAGAAATAAAATTGCACAGATCGAATCCGAGACAAGAAGAAATCATTTAACAATTAATAGCAGATGGGAATAA
- a CDS encoding A24 family peptidase C-terminal domain-containing protein gives MELLPDYHVVGMGLALIMLVVASIIDVWKREIHDYYWIVFGIVGFLLIFLSPDLMSDLFTLGFALIIAPIVILMWRIGLFGGADAFALIALAIIAPMATLSENPITPFTTLSNAVILFVIPFIVNVLRNTIAHLKGKNIFEGFDETTGKKIIAIFMGYRAKNPKFGFSIEKTKKGKKRLDLKLHHAENHEFCTKPDTWITPGIPYLPLITGGFLIQLFFGDILLGTFLGM, from the coding sequence ATGGAATTACTCCCTGACTATCATGTTGTAGGAATGGGTCTAGCTTTGATAATGTTAGTGGTTGCATCAATTATCGATGTTTGGAAAAGAGAAATACATGATTACTATTGGATCGTATTTGGCATTGTAGGGTTTTTACTCATATTTTTAAGCCCTGATTTAATGTCTGATTTATTTACATTAGGGTTTGCATTAATTATTGCGCCAATTGTAATTTTGATGTGGAGAATAGGTCTATTTGGTGGTGCTGATGCTTTTGCACTTATAGCATTAGCAATTATTGCGCCAATGGCAACATTAAGTGAAAACCCAATCACACCATTTACAACGTTATCCAACGCAGTCATATTGTTTGTTATTCCATTCATTGTTAATGTTTTGAGAAATACGATAGCACATCTAAAGGGGAAAAATATTTTTGAAGGATTTGATGAAACAACTGGAAAAAAAATTATTGCCATATTCATGGGGTATAGAGCAAAAAATCCAAAATTTGGATTTTCAATAGAAAAAACTAAAAAAGGTAAAAAAAGGTTAGATTTGAAATTACATCATGCAGAAAACCACGAGTTTTGTACTAAACCCGACACTTGGATTACTCCAGGAATCCCTTACCTCCCATTAATCACAGGAGGATTTCTAATTCAATTGTTTTTTGGCGACATACTTCTAGGCACATTTCTGGGAATGTGA
- a CDS encoding TrmB family transcriptional regulator, which yields MVKDTQESVFDSVPDSKMYEYKLSVEKVQTELLQYGLTSNQSKVFIYLGKYGSKTAPEVCKSLKLPRTETYHLLSALQNKGIVSATFQHPIQFTALPLNKAIWILVNAEKERVKSLERMEQGLSKLWDNIPTFNSIDSDVEEKFQMLQGSNQIHSKITEMTDSHNDEFLILGSEKDYLKLYHGDFLESFVKSKQKFRLLSGCSDKTTYIFDDLERKNIKKLHNDIKNHLCFIVKDDFEMLFFTKNAMSPDEPFAMWTNSNSMVYAMKLLFESLWSNSKNIHL from the coding sequence ATGGTAAAAGATACTCAAGAATCCGTATTTGATTCCGTTCCCGATTCCAAAATGTATGAATACAAACTATCTGTTGAAAAAGTTCAAACGGAGTTACTTCAATATGGGTTGACTTCTAATCAAAGTAAAGTTTTCATCTATCTTGGAAAATATGGTTCCAAAACTGCGCCCGAAGTGTGCAAATCTCTAAAATTACCAAGAACAGAAACATATCATTTACTTTCTGCATTACAAAATAAAGGAATTGTTTCTGCAACTTTTCAACATCCAATACAATTCACGGCATTACCATTAAACAAAGCAATATGGATATTAGTTAACGCAGAAAAAGAACGAGTAAAATCTCTTGAAAGAATGGAGCAAGGGTTATCAAAATTATGGGACAATATACCTACGTTTAATTCAATAGATTCAGATGTGGAAGAAAAATTCCAGATGTTGCAGGGTTCTAACCAAATACATTCAAAAATTACTGAAATGACAGATAGTCATAATGATGAATTTTTGATTTTAGGATCTGAAAAAGATTATCTTAAATTATATCATGGAGATTTTCTTGAATCTTTTGTTAAGTCAAAACAAAAATTTAGATTGTTAAGCGGGTGTTCTGATAAAACTACATACATATTTGATGATTTAGAGAGAAAAAATATCAAAAAATTACATAACGACATAAAAAATCATCTGTGTTTTATCGTAAAAGATGACTTTGAAATGCTGTTTTTTACTAAAAATGCAATGTCTCCAGATGAACCATTTGCTATGTGGACAAACTCTAATTCAATGGTATATGCAATGAAATTACTATTTGAATCGTTGTGGTCAAATTCTAAAAACATTCATTTGTAA
- a CDS encoding ATPase domain-containing protein — translation MDATYSKVKTGIPGLDSVISGGMKSGRSVTVSGPAGSGKTTFGLQFLHSGAKDFDEPGVYVTMSQNIREIKDDCKSYGWDFDNLISDDKILMVDARPFKIQEELIGKDDSLYRGEQLPFEHLTKLILSSIKRIEAKRVVIDSVTILSIQYSDKFSMRQGLQAMVQALENFGVTSLILSENSDHSEIPLEWFVTSGIIQLRHTRTGDTMERTIQITKMRGIKHSEQIHPIELDADGMHLLHPRLLP, via the coding sequence ATGGATGCGACATACTCTAAAGTAAAGACAGGGATTCCTGGATTAGATTCGGTGATTTCTGGAGGAATGAAGTCGGGGCGCTCTGTGACAGTTTCTGGTCCTGCAGGAAGCGGAAAAACAACATTTGGCCTACAATTTCTCCATTCTGGCGCTAAAGATTTCGATGAACCAGGAGTTTATGTAACCATGTCTCAAAATATCCGAGAGATTAAAGATGATTGCAAATCATACGGTTGGGATTTTGACAATCTCATTTCAGATGATAAAATTTTAATGGTTGACGCCAGACCCTTTAAAATTCAAGAGGAGTTAATTGGAAAAGATGATTCTCTTTATAGAGGAGAACAATTGCCGTTTGAACATTTGACAAAATTAATTCTAAGTAGTATTAAACGCATTGAAGCAAAAAGAGTTGTAATCGATTCTGTCACTATTTTATCAATTCAATATTCAGATAAATTTAGTATGAGGCAGGGATTGCAAGCAATGGTTCAGGCACTAGAAAATTTTGGTGTGACAAGTTTAATTTTATCTGAAAATTCAGATCATTCTGAAATTCCTTTGGAATGGTTTGTAACTTCGGGAATTATTCAACTACGTCATACACGAACAGGTGATACAATGGAAAGAACTATCCAAATTACAAAAATGAGAGGGATAAAACACAGTGAACAAATTCACCCAATTGAACTTGATGCTGACGGAATGCACTTATTGCATCCTCGATTATTACCTTAA
- a CDS encoding TIGR00300 family protein — MSKFSQEIEVSGHLIDSSILTKIFDKIMDLHGEFQVEEINIGKRKKDQSYVRLLVKGKNQKHLDEILETVYRLGAVSKIQKEITLKKSPKNYVMPDDFYSTTNNHTQVFYKKRWIQVENMMMDKCIVVKRNRAFCVPVRDVKKGDQIIVGEEGIKITPPERPREGVNVFEFMGSSSSSERPTQHIAKQVADDIYETKKNGGKIVIVGGPAIVHTGADDSVSELIRLGYIDGVLAGNALAVHDIEYATLGTSLGMNVHNATLAYHGHRNHMDTINAVFKAGSIANMVKTKKLKKGIMYECIKNKVPFVLAGSIRDDGPLPDVITDVAQAQREYKKIVRDASMVIMISTMLHSIATGNMLPANVKVIVVDINQPTVTKLMDRGTWQALGIVSDVGAFLPLVAHQLRKKKKLR; from the coding sequence ATGAGCAAATTTTCTCAAGAAATTGAAGTTAGTGGTCATTTAATTGATTCATCAATTCTAACTAAGATCTTTGATAAGATTATGGATTTGCATGGAGAATTTCAAGTAGAAGAAATCAACATTGGTAAAAGAAAAAAAGATCAATCATATGTCAGATTATTAGTTAAAGGTAAAAATCAAAAACATTTAGATGAAATTTTAGAGACAGTTTATCGTTTAGGTGCAGTATCCAAAATACAAAAAGAAATTACATTAAAAAAATCTCCAAAGAATTATGTGATGCCTGATGATTTTTACAGTACAACAAACAACCACACGCAAGTTTTCTATAAAAAAAGATGGATTCAAGTAGAAAATATGATGATGGATAAATGCATTGTAGTTAAACGAAATAGAGCGTTTTGCGTTCCAGTTAGAGATGTAAAAAAAGGGGATCAGATAATTGTTGGAGAAGAAGGAATCAAAATTACACCTCCTGAACGTCCAAGAGAAGGAGTCAATGTTTTTGAATTCATGGGAAGTTCAAGCTCTAGTGAAAGACCAACACAACACATTGCAAAACAAGTTGCAGATGATATCTATGAAACCAAAAAGAATGGTGGAAAAATTGTCATAGTAGGCGGTCCTGCAATTGTACACACTGGTGCCGATGATTCAGTATCTGAATTAATAAGATTAGGCTATATTGACGGGGTATTGGCGGGAAACGCTCTAGCAGTTCATGATATTGAATATGCAACATTAGGAACGTCTTTGGGAATGAATGTACACAATGCTACTTTGGCATATCATGGACATAGAAACCATATGGATACAATCAATGCCGTATTCAAAGCAGGTTCTATTGCAAATATGGTGAAAACTAAGAAATTGAAAAAAGGAATAATGTACGAATGTATAAAAAACAAAGTTCCTTTTGTACTTGCAGGTTCCATTCGTGATGATGGACCTTTACCCGATGTCATTACAGATGTTGCTCAAGCTCAAAGAGAGTATAAAAAAATTGTAAGAGATGCAAGCATGGTTATCATGATTTCAACAATGCTTCACTCCATTGCAACTGGCAACATGCTTCCAGCTAATGTCAAGGTCATAGTAGTGGATATCAATCAACCTACAGTAACAAAACTCATGGATAGAGGAACATGGCAAGCTTTAGGAATTGTTTCTGATGTTGGTGCATTCCTGCCATTAGTTGCACATCAACTTAGAAAAAAGAAAAAATTAAGGTAA
- a CDS encoding hydrolase, with translation MSEKNKDELIDAQKQVIGILFEVIKRLQSNNDLDDEYFKIISEEIKDETRLKQILNERSENAKIVGRLLEQLEI, from the coding sequence ATGTCTGAAAAAAATAAGGATGAATTAATTGATGCTCAAAAACAAGTTATTGGAATTTTGTTTGAAGTGATAAAGAGATTACAATCAAACAACGATCTTGATGACGAATATTTTAAAATCATCTCTGAAGAAATTAAAGATGAAACCCGTCTTAAACAAATTTTAAATGAAAGATCCGAAAACGCCAAAATTGTTGGAAGACTGCTAGAACAGTTAGAAATTTAA
- a CDS encoding HD family hydrolase has protein sequence MIVDFLKTAANLKKISRQGWIDKLSIDDSESVADHTYSMAIMGMVLSDLKNYDTEKILKMVLLHDLAEARIGDYTPDQLSKENKKELENNAFNEIIEKLPENIKFNYSEIWKEYQDDISKESMLVHQIDRLEMTLQAKIYQKEGHSKDKLNSFFEYAKKDIVDPTLKELFTKIVDEN, from the coding sequence ATGATAGTAGATTTCTTAAAAACTGCAGCAAATCTTAAAAAAATTTCAAGACAGGGATGGATTGACAAACTTTCGATAGATGATTCGGAATCAGTTGCAGATCACACGTATTCAATGGCAATTATGGGTATGGTATTATCTGACTTGAAAAATTACGATACAGAAAAAATACTCAAAATGGTTTTACTTCATGACTTGGCTGAAGCAAGAATTGGAGACTATACACCAGATCAACTAAGCAAAGAAAATAAAAAAGAGTTAGAAAATAATGCATTCAATGAAATTATAGAAAAATTACCTGAAAATATTAAATTCAATTATTCAGAAATTTGGAAAGAATACCAAGATGACATATCTAAAGAATCTATGTTAGTTCATCAGATAGACCGATTAGAAATGACACTTCAAGCCAAAATATATCAAAAAGAGGGTCACTCAAAAGATAAATTGAACTCGTTTTTTGAATATGCAAAAAAAGACATTGTTGATCCAACTCTGAAAGAATTATTTACAAAGATTGTGGACGAGAATTAA
- a CDS encoding cob(I)yrinic acid a,c-diamide adenosyltransferase, producing MKIYTKTGDDGNTGLQGNFRISKSHPRIIAYGAVDEVNAALGIVLTNILDDDIGKLLTKIQNDLFLVGADLSNPNLNDVKNRVTLEMIQNLERSIDKFESELPPLTNFILPGGSIASAQLHYARTIVRRAETQIVQLSEKDEINSNCIIYLNRLSDLFFVMGRLINKRKGKDDILWKI from the coding sequence TTGAAAATTTACACAAAGACTGGAGATGATGGAAATACAGGTCTTCAAGGAAATTTTCGAATATCAAAGTCTCATCCAAGAATAATTGCATATGGTGCTGTGGATGAAGTCAATGCCGCATTAGGAATAGTTTTGACAAACATTCTAGATGACGATATAGGAAAACTTTTGACAAAAATCCAAAATGATTTATTTCTGGTAGGAGCCGATCTTTCAAACCCCAATCTAAATGATGTTAAAAATAGAGTTACACTAGAAATGATTCAAAATTTAGAACGCTCAATTGATAAATTTGAATCCGAACTGCCTCCTTTAACCAATTTTATTTTACCTGGAGGAAGTATTGCGAGTGCACAATTACATTATGCAAGAACAATTGTGCGAAGGGCCGAAACTCAAATAGTCCAATTAAGTGAAAAAGATGAAATTAATTCAAATTGTATCATATATCTTAATAGATTATCTGATTTATTTTTTGTAATGGGACGATTAATCAATAAGCGAAAAGGTAAAGACGACATTCTCTGGAAGATCTAA
- a CDS encoding tetratricopeptide repeat protein, translating into MIKKYLFLLFSIGFFIPIAYAQTVDETTLLENAKKFLMDKQYDDAIIELDKILAGDPENVNALIEKGHIRLIQGKYVKAFQNFEKALQFEPKNILALNGQGTAQYHLKQYEDALDSFNSVLKVDKDNTVALVGNGNILLKEQQYDNAMLFFNIVLEREPNNISAMIAKASALSGINQYDKSLELLDKILQLDSDNIFALNEKGQVYLEIEEYALARDVFTDLMEINENDIQVLLGMAELNFLENKNIKAEQLYDKALLLDPDNVEGLLGKANVLENLGRYDDALRYFDEALEVDPDNLEASNGKDSILEHEVNASLDLILIITIIGSVTSVFSFIVVMIKIKENKKLQERVLIADEQIEDMVDKFMKRQKKIEKSP; encoded by the coding sequence ATGATTAAAAAATATTTATTTTTATTATTTTCTATTGGATTTTTTATTCCAATTGCATATGCACAAACAGTTGATGAAACAACATTATTAGAAAATGCTAAAAAATTTCTTATGGATAAACAATATGATGATGCAATTATTGAATTAGATAAAATTTTAGCAGGAGATCCAGAAAATGTCAACGCATTAATTGAAAAAGGACATATTCGTCTAATTCAGGGAAAATATGTAAAAGCATTTCAAAATTTTGAAAAGGCCTTGCAATTTGAACCTAAAAACATCCTTGCATTAAATGGTCAAGGGACCGCACAATACCATCTTAAACAATATGAAGATGCCTTGGATTCTTTTAATTCTGTTTTGAAAGTAGATAAAGATAATACTGTTGCACTTGTTGGAAACGGGAACATACTACTCAAAGAACAACAATACGATAATGCCATGTTATTTTTTAATATAGTGTTAGAACGAGAGCCCAATAACATTTCTGCAATGATTGCTAAAGCAAGTGCATTATCTGGTATTAATCAATATGATAAATCCCTTGAGTTACTTGATAAAATACTTCAATTAGATTCAGACAATATCTTTGCATTAAATGAGAAAGGTCAAGTGTATTTGGAGATAGAAGAATATGCATTGGCACGAGATGTTTTTACTGATCTGATGGAAATCAACGAAAATGACATTCAGGTACTGCTTGGGATGGCAGAGTTGAATTTCCTAGAAAATAAAAACATCAAAGCGGAGCAACTTTATGACAAAGCGTTGTTATTGGATCCAGATAATGTGGAAGGCTTGCTAGGAAAAGCCAATGTTTTAGAAAACCTAGGACGGTATGATGACGCATTAAGATATTTTGATGAAGCCTTGGAAGTAGATCCTGATAATTTGGAGGCATCAAATGGAAAAGATTCTATTTTAGAACACGAAGTAAATGCCTCATTGGATTTGATCTTGATAATTACAATTATCGGTAGTGTTACATCAGTTTTTTCTTTTATTGTAGTGATGATCAAAATTAAAGAAAATAAAAAATTACAAGAACGAGTACTTATTGCCGATGAACAGATTGAAGATATGGTTGATAAATTCATGAAAAGACAGAAAAAAATAGAAAAATCACCATAA